The window GGTCTCCCGGGGGCCCGCTCCCCTGCTCGGCCTGCCCGACTGGCTGCCCATGACGCTCCTCGGCGGCGGACTCGTCGCCGGCATCACCATGGCCACCCTGGCCGCGCTGCGGGCCCAGCACGGGGCCTCCGCACCGGAGGTCCTCTCGGGCAAGCTGCTCGGCGCGGCCTGGATCACGGCCTTCACGGCCCTGTTCCTGGCCATCACCGGCCTGACCTCCGTGCTCGGCCAGCCGGATCTCCAGTCCGTGCTGTGGCCGGCCGGCTCCGGGCTCGTCGTCGGCCTGGTCTACCTCGCCGAAGGCGCCGTACGCCGCAACGTGCTGCACTACAGCCTCGGTGTCTGGCTGGCCCTGGCCTCCACCGCGGCCCTCGCGTTCACCGCCCCCGCCTTCTACTGGGTCCTCACCCTCGCGGGCGGCGGCGCCTACGCCCTGGCCGCGGTCCTCGAACACCGCCGGCTGCACGCGCGCTGAAGGGGGCGGCGGTCCGCGCCGCTCGAGACATGCTGGAGGCTCGCTCGATTCCCCTGCGACGCGGGCCGCCATCGCCCGTATAGTCGCCATGACTTGACGATTCGATGACCCGTTCCCGAAGAATCGATGACCCAGAAGCTCCGTGGACGGGCGAGCAGGGGGACACACGATGGAGACCGCACGCCTGGCCTCGCTCATCGCCGCGACGGTCACGATGGGGCTGGTCAGCGGCCTGTTCTACGGCTTCTCCGTCTCCGTGATGCCGGGCCTGAAGCGCAGCGACGACCGTACGGTCATCGAAGTCATGCAGAACATCAACAAGGCCATTCTCAACGGCTGGTTCGTCCTCGGTTACATCGGTGCGTTCCTCTTCACCGCGCTGGCGCTGGCCCTGCACATTCCCTCGGACGGCCGTGACGTGCTGCCGGCGCTGATCGCGGCGCTGGTCTGCTACATCCTGTCGATGGGGCTGACCAACAAGGTGAACATCCCTTTGAACAACGCCCTGGAGAAGGCCGGCCCGGTCGCCCGGATCGGTGACCCGGCTGCCGTCCGGCGGGCCTTCGAGGGGCCCTGGAGCCGCGCCAACGTCTGGCGCACGCTGCTGTGCACGGCTGCGGTCGGCTTCCTGGCCTGGGCCCTGTACCTGCACGGGCAGACCGGCTGACCGCATGAGGGAGTCCCCCGGCCGGGCGGCGGGGGACTCCATGGCGTGGCGGCAGGTGTCAGCGGGTGGCGCGGCCGTAGAGGACCAGGGCCCGCGAGAG is drawn from Streptomyces sp. NBC_01232 and contains these coding sequences:
- a CDS encoding ABC transporter permease, with translation MSSPTTALPPAAVREAGGRGRPREVDNRAAYVSFGLAYLLGHGTAAVSRGPAPLLGLPDWLPMTLLGGGLVAGITMATLAALRAQHGASAPEVLSGKLLGAAWITAFTALFLAITGLTSVLGQPDLQSVLWPAGSGLVVGLVYLAEGAVRRNVLHYSLGVWLALASTAALAFTAPAFYWVLTLAGGGAYALAAVLEHRRLHAR
- a CDS encoding anthrone oxygenase family protein is translated as METARLASLIAATVTMGLVSGLFYGFSVSVMPGLKRSDDRTVIEVMQNINKAILNGWFVLGYIGAFLFTALALALHIPSDGRDVLPALIAALVCYILSMGLTNKVNIPLNNALEKAGPVARIGDPAAVRRAFEGPWSRANVWRTLLCTAAVGFLAWALYLHGQTG